From a region of the Salvelinus alpinus chromosome 2, SLU_Salpinus.1, whole genome shotgun sequence genome:
- the LOC139567492 gene encoding SERTA domain-containing protein 2-like — translation MLGNGVKRKLDEDGLEEGKALLTSAAGAAGSHSRVNYTLQRQTVLNISLMKLYGPARTPATEPALQRRVLINNVIRRIHHEFKEEGGAGLRALFFAVPPPAPNVTEDEGYHEAPSSTFSGVLSPPLSPLSSLDSGLTPASLLEDDPPLFFALPPSSPHPLGHHPLSPRLSAPPPTPAKDSFSSALEEIEELCPIAVTTSTTSSLPLSPPPSPQPPPSLPAGMDMKEEGRTYSPKDKESLLLDESQAAKTVLADPPSAPADLSPTSGGFLTDFALDDILFTDIDTSMYDFNPPCGASSIPQNLGVSKTTPMVTADDLVKTLSSYSGGGVSSPPLAQNQPFKMDLAELDHIMEVLVGS, via the coding sequence ATGTTGGGTAACGGTGTGAAGCGCAAACTGGATGAGGACGGCCTGGAGGAGGGCAAGGCGCTCCTCACGTCAGCGGCCGGGGCCGCGGGCAGCCACTCCAGGGTTAACTACACGCTGCAGCGGCAGACGGTGCTAAACATCTCCCTGATGAAGCTGTATGGGCCGGCGCGGACGCCCGCCACCGAGCCAGCCCTGCAGCGCCGCGTGCTCATCAACAACGTCATCCGCCGTATCCACCACGAGTTCAAAGAGGAAGGCGGCGCGGGGCTGCGCGCGCTCTTCTTCGCCGTTCCGCCGCCGGCGCCGAACGTCACCGAGGACGAGGGCTACCACGAAGCTCCGTCATCCACGTTCAGCGGCGTCCTCTCCCCGCCCCTCTCGCCGCTGTCGTCGCTGGATTCTGGTTTGACCCCGGCCTCGCTCCTGGAGGACGACCCGCCACTGTTCTTCGCCTTGCCGCCGTCCTCACCCCACCCACTGGGTCACCACCCTCTCTCGCCGAGACTGTCAGCGCCTCCCCCAACACCCGCCAAGGACAGCTTCTCCTCAGCTTTGGAGGAGATCGAGGAGCTGTGCCCCATCGCAGTGACAACCTCTACTACCTCCTCCCTACCTTTGTCTCCTCCACCTTCACCCCAGCCCCCACCCTCTCTACCAGCAGGGATGGACATgaaagaggaagggaggacaTACAGCCCGAAGGACAAGGAGTCGCTCTTGCTGGACGAAAGTCAGGCTGCAAAAACCGTGTTGGCAGACCCGCCCAGCGCCCCAGCAGACTTGTCGCCCACCTCCGGTGGCTTCCTCACTGACTTTGCCCTGGACGACATTCTATTCACGGACATCGACACCTCCATGTATGACTTTAACCCCCCCTGCGGCGCCTCTTCAATACCGCAGAACTTGGGGGTGTCCAAAACGACCCCCATGGTCACTGCAGACGACCTGGTCAAGACTCTGTCCAGTTACAGCGGGGGAGGGGTGAGCTCTCCGCCTTTGGCTCAAAACCAGCCCTTCAAAATGGACCTGGCTGAGCTCGACCACATTATGGAAGTCCTGGTGGGGTCTTGA